A part of Blastocatellia bacterium genomic DNA contains:
- a CDS encoding protein kinase, whose translation MTGEILGTPCYMSPEQARGRISSLDRRTDVYSLGITLYEILVHQLPFEGFSPMDILLEVLNKEAPLLRQIDPNIPIHIETIVAKCLEKDPQRRYESAKALAEDLNRYLDGTAIQAKPVSWSYRMIQKAKNHKIAVASLAVALIVVLVSAGVSLRTRLNAAQQAYLAQQFGQEVKEIESIMLFGNVLPLHNLSREKDLVKQKIKDISQQMLKLGTLAEGPGNYALGQGYLALGDYSKAREHLEIALANGYNSPEINYSLGQTLGALYQEALIETERITNSELRKAREEQIEKELRSPALLYLRKSKGSNRVSPAYAEGLVAFYEKNYMDALEKTQKAFSEIPSLYEAKKLEGDIYVKLADSKQETGKYQKQKKIIKGWRSL comes from the coding sequence ATGACAGGGGAAATCTTGGGAACACCTTGTTATATGTCCCCAGAACAAGCTCGTGGGCGCATTAGCAGTTTAGATAGACGCACAGATGTTTATTCACTTGGAATAACTCTATATGAAATACTTGTTCATCAGCTACCTTTTGAAGGTTTTAGCCCGATGGATATTTTGTTAGAAGTCTTAAATAAAGAAGCTCCTCTTTTAAGACAAATAGATCCAAACATTCCAATACATATAGAAACAATAGTTGCTAAATGTTTAGAAAAAGACCCTCAACGTCGTTATGAATCAGCAAAAGCATTAGCCGAAGATCTAAACCGTTATTTAGATGGGACAGCAATTCAAGCAAAGCCTGTTAGTTGGTCTTATCGAATGATACAAAAGGCCAAAAATCATAAAATTGCTGTTGCTTCTTTAGCTGTTGCGTTAATAGTTGTATTGGTTTCTGCTGGTGTTAGTTTAAGGACAAGACTAAATGCTGCTCAACAAGCTTACTTAGCACAACAATTTGGTCAAGAAGTAAAAGAAATTGAAAGCATTATGTTATTTGGAAATGTTTTACCTTTGCATAACTTAAGTAGAGAAAAGGATTTAGTAAAACAAAAAATAAAAGATATAAGCCAACAAATGTTAAAACTAGGCACTTTAGCAGAAGGGCCGGGTAATTATGCTTTAGGACAAGGCTATTTGGCTTTAGGTGATTATTCTAAAGCTAGAGAGCATTTAGAAATAGCTTTAGCTAATGGTTATAATAGTCCAGAAATCAATTATAGCTTAGGTCAAACCCTTGGCGCACTCTACCAAGAAGCTTTAATTGAAACAGAACGTATTACAAACTCAGAACTTCGTAAAGCACGGGAAGAACAAATAGAAAAAGAGCTTCGTAGTCCAGCACTTTTATATTTACGCAAAAGCAAAGGCTCAAATCGTGTTTCACCTGCTTATGCAGAAGGTTTAGTAGCTTTTTATGAAAAAAATTATATGGATGCTTTGGAGAAAACCCAAAAAGCTTTTAGTGAAATACCTTCTCTTTATGAAGCAAAAAAGCTAGAAGGTGATATTTATGTAAAATTAGCTGATAGCAAACAAGAAACAGGAAAATACCAGAAGCAAAAGAAGATTATAAAAGGCTGGAGAAGCTTATAA